The following is a genomic window from Acidimicrobiales bacterium.
GCTCGCGTTCGATCACGCCAGGCACCCTTCAGATCTCGGCCGCGGCCTCGGCGGCGGCCTCGCCGGTGCGGGCGATGTCGGCGTCGGTGTGGGCCAGGCTCGGGAAGAGCGCCTCGTAGGGCCCGGGCGCCATGGCGATGCCACGGTCGAGCATCCCCCGGAAGAACCGCTTGTAGCCACCGGTATCGCCCCCGGCGCGGGCGTCGTCGTAGTCCCGCACCGGCGTGGCGCTGAAGTGCAGCCCCACCAGCGGCCCCACCCTGGGCACCTGGGCCTCGACCGCGGCATCGGCCAGCGCCGTGTCCAGCACCGACTGGAGCGCCGCGGCGATGCCGTCGAGCTCTTCGTAGGCGCCCGCGTCGAGCTCGGCCAGGACGGCGAGGCCCGCAGCGGTGGCGAGCGGGTTCCCCGACAGCGTGCCCGCCTGGTACACCTCGCCGAGCGGGGCCAGGGCCGCCATGACCTCGGTGGAGGCCCCGAAGGCGCCCACCGGCAGCCCACCACCGATCACCTTGCCGAAGCACCACACGTCGGGTCGCACGCCGAAGCGCTCGGTGGCGCCGCCGACGCCGACGCGGAACCCGGTGATGACCTCGTCGAAGAGCAGCAGGGCGCCGGCAGCGTCGCAGGCGGAGCGCAAGCCCTCGAGGAAGCCGGGCTCGGGTGCGACCAGGCCCATGTTGGCGGCCACCGGCTCGACGCAGACCACGGCGACGTCGCCGCCCACCTCGGGCACCACGTTGAACGGCGCCACGACGGTGTCGGCGACCGCACCGGCGGTCACCCCCGCCGACCCGGAGATCCCCTGGTCGGCGATCCCGCTGCCGCCGGCGGCCAGGAGTGCGTCGCTGTGGCCGTGGTAGCACCCGGCGAACTTGATGACCTTCTCGCGGCCGGTGACGCCCCGCGCCAGGCGCACCGCCGACATGGCCGCCTCGGTGCCGCTGGAGGTGAGGCGCACCTGCCCGACACCGGGCACTCGGTCGACGATCTCCTCGGCCAGGCGCACCTCGCCCTCGGTGGGAGCGCCGTAGGTGGTGCCCCGCAGAGCCGCCTCGCGCACCGCCTCGATCACCCGGGGGGAGGCGTGGCCGAGGATGGAGGCGCCGTAGCTCTGGACGTAGTCGAGGTACCGGTTGCCCTCCACGTCCCAGACGTGGGCCCCTTCGGCCCGGGCCACGAAGTAGGGGGTGCCGCCGACGGATCGGAAGGCGCGCACCGGCGAGTTCACCCCACCGGGGATGACCCGCTGGCTCCGCTCGAACAGCTCGACGTTGGTCGGCCCGGTCACGTCCGCCATCCGTCCCGCAACAGCTCGGCGACCTCGCGGGCGAAGTAGGTGAGGATCACGTCGGCGCCGGCCCGCTTGATGCTGGTGAGGTGCTCGAGGGCCACGGCGGTGCCGTCGATCCAGCCCCGCTCGGCCGCGGCGCGCACCATGGCGTACTCCCCGGACACGTGGTACGCCGCCACCGGCAGGTCGACCGAGGCGCTCACGTCGGCGATCACGTCGAGGTAGGCCAGCGCCGGCTTCACCATCACCATGTCGGCGCCCTCGTCGATGTCGAGGCCGACCTCGGTCATCGACTCGCGCCGGTTGCGGGGGTCTTGCTGGTAGCCCCGCCGGTCGCCGCCCCCGGCGATGGTGACGTCGACCGCGTCGCGGAAGGGGCCGTAGAGCGACGACGCGTACTTTGCGGCGTAGGCGAGGATCGCCACCTCGAGGTGACTGGCACCGTCGAGGGCGGAGCGGATGGCTGCCACCTGACCGTCCATCATCCCGCTCGGGGCGACGACGGCGGCACCGGCGTCGGCCTGGGCCACCGCGGCGCGGGCGTAGCAGGCGATGGTGGCGTCGTTGTCGACGGTGCCGTCGGGTCGGACGATCCCGCAGTGGCCGTGGTCGGTGTACTCGTCGACGCACAGGTCGGCCATCACCACGACGTCGTCGCCCACCTCCTGGGCCAAGTCGCGCAGGGCCACCTGCACGATGCCGTCGCGGTTCCACGCCCCCGAGCCGTCGGCGTCCTTGGTGGCGGGCACCCCGAAGAGCATCACGCCTGGGACCCCGAGGTCCGCCAGGGCGGCGACCTCTCGCCGCAGCGACTCGCGCGTGTGCTGCACCACCCCGGGCAGGGAGGCGATCGGCTGGGGCTCGCTGATGCCCTCGCGCACGAACAGCGGTGCCACGAGGTCGTCGACGCCGAGCCGGGTCTCGGCCACCAGCCGGCGCAGGGCGGGGGTGCGGCGCAGACGCCGCATCCGGCGGGCGGGGAAGCTCATGGGCCGGAGCCTACGGGGCGCTCGGGTCCGGTCACCGAGGGGGTCCCTCCCGGTCGCCGAGCGCGGCGCGCACCGCGGCGACTAAGCCGTCGATGGTGTGCGGGTCGGCTTCGGCGGTGACCGCAAGGCCACGCTCGCGGGCGGCGGCCGACGTGATCGGGCCGATGGTGACGACCACCGGCGGCACGCCTTCGAGTCCCACCACCTCGAGCAGGTTGGCCACCGTCGACGCCGAGGTGAACGTGACGGCGTCGGCGCCCGCCGCCGCCTCGAGCGCGGCCGGGCTCGGCGTGGCCAGGGCGGTGCGGTAGGCGGTGACGACGTCGACCTCCCACCCCCGTGCGGTGAGGTCGTCGGGCAGCACGTCGCGGGCCACCGCCGCTCGCGGCAGCAGGACCCGACCGGTGCGGGCGACCGGCGGGTCGGGGAAGGCGTCGAGGAGCGACTCGGCCACCGCCTGCTCGGGGACGAGGTCGGCGGCGATGCCGTGACGGGTGAGGGCGGCGGCGGTGCCGGGGCCGATGGCGGCAACCCGTGCCGGCCCGAGGGACCGGGCGTCGCGAAGCAATGGCAAGAAGCGCTCGGCGCCGTTGACCGAGGTGAGCACCACCCAGTCGTAGGTCGCCACCTCGGCTGCTGCCCGCCGCAGGGCGACGCCGCCGTCGTCGGGGTCGACCACCTCGATGGTGGGCAGCTCGACGACCTCGGCGCCGAGGCTGGTGAGGCGCTGCACCAGCTCGGACGACTGCACTCGGGCCCGGGTGACGACGACCCGGCGTCCGAACAGCGGCCGGCGCTCGAACCACGCCAGGTCCAGGGCGGCGACGTCGCCGATGACGAGGACCGCGGGCGACGCCAGCTCGGTCGCACCGAGGCGACCGAGCGTGGTGCGCACGCTGCGCTGCTCGGGCCGGGTCCCCCAGCGCACGGCGGCGACGGGTGTGGCGGGGTCGAGCCCGCCGTCGACGAGGGCGGCGGCGATCTCGGCGCGCGTGGCGATGCCCATGAGGACCACGATCGTGCCGCCCACCCGGGCCACCGCCTGCCAGTCGGTGGACGTCGAGGCCCACGGGTCCTCGTGGCCGGTCACGACGGTGAACGACGTCGACACCCCCCGGGCGGTGACGGGGACCCCGGCGTAGGCGGGCACGCCGATCGCCGAGCTGATGCCGGGCACCACCTCGAAGGCCACGCCAGCAGCGGCGAGGGCCTCGGCCTCCTCCGCCCCCCGGGCGAACACGAAGGGGTCGCCGCCCTTGAGGCGGACGACCTCCTGGCCGGCACGGCCCCGCTCGACGAGGAGGGCGTTGATGTCGTCCTGGGGGGTGCTCGGCCCTCGTGGGGTCTTGCCCACGCTGATCCGCTCGGCCGTGGGCGGGGCCAGCTCGAGCAGGGCGGCGCCGGAGAGCCGGTCGTGGATCACCACGTCGGCTCGGGCCAGCAGCTCGGCGCCCCGGAGGGTGAGCAGGCCCGGATCGCCCGGCCCGGCGCCGACCAGGTAGACGGTCACGACCCGACAGCCCCGTCCGACCGGTCGAGGCCGTCGTCGAGCAGGGACCGTCCACCGCGGGCCTCGAGCAGGCGGCGCCCGAGCGCCAGACCGGCGGCGCCGGCGTCGGCGTCAGCGGCGATGTCGACCTCGTCGCGCAGCACCACCCGACCGTCGAGGGTGGCGAGCAGACAGCGGAGGTGGAGCGCACCGTCGTCGGCGTCGGCGGCGTACGCGCCGGCGGGCAGCTCGCAGCCCCCTCCGAGCGAGGCCAGGAACCCGCGCTCGGCGTCGACCGCCCGGCGGGACGGGCGATGCTCGACGGCGGCCAGCAGGGCGAGGGTGCGGGCGTCGTCGTCTCGGCACTCGGCCGCCAGGGCCCCCTGGCCCACCTGGGGCACCATCCGCGACGGCTCGAGGATCTCGGCGACGCGGTCGTCGAGCCCGAGGCGCTGGAGGGCGGCGGCGGCCATCACGATCGCCCCGAAGCCGGCGGCCTTCTCCAGGCGGGTGGCGATGTTGCCCCGCAGCTCGGCGAAGGTGAGGTCGGGGCGGGCGTCGGCCAGCTGGGCCCGGCGTCGGGTGGACCCGGTGGCCACGGTGGCGCCCGGCGCCAGAGCGTCGAGCCGGCAGCCGACGAGCACGTCGCGGGGGTCGCCCCGCTCGGGCACCGCGGCGATGGTCAGCCCCTCGGCCGCCAGCGCCGGGTTGGAGGGCA
Proteins encoded in this region:
- a CDS encoding glutamate-1-semialdehyde 2,1-aminomutase; this translates as MTGPTNVELFERSQRVIPGGVNSPVRAFRSVGGTPYFVARAEGAHVWDVEGNRYLDYVQSYGASILGHASPRVIEAVREAALRGTTYGAPTEGEVRLAEEIVDRVPGVGQVRLTSSGTEAAMSAVRLARGVTGREKVIKFAGCYHGHSDALLAAGGSGIADQGISGSAGVTAGAVADTVVAPFNVVPEVGGDVAVVCVEPVAANMGLVAPEPGFLEGLRSACDAAGALLLFDEVITGFRVGVGGATERFGVRPDVWCFGKVIGGGLPVGAFGASTEVMAALAPLGEVYQAGTLSGNPLATAAGLAVLAELDAGAYEELDGIAAALQSVLDTALADAAVEAQVPRVGPLVGLHFSATPVRDYDDARAGGDTGGYKRFFRGMLDRGIAMAPGPYEALFPSLAHTDADIARTGEAAAEAAAEI
- the hemB gene encoding porphobilinogen synthase; this translates as MSFPARRMRRLRRTPALRRLVAETRLGVDDLVAPLFVREGISEPQPIASLPGVVQHTRESLRREVAALADLGVPGVMLFGVPATKDADGSGAWNRDGIVQVALRDLAQEVGDDVVVMADLCVDEYTDHGHCGIVRPDGTVDNDATIACYARAAVAQADAGAAVVAPSGMMDGQVAAIRSALDGASHLEVAILAYAAKYASSLYGPFRDAVDVTIAGGGDRRGYQQDPRNRRESMTEVGLDIDEGADMVMVKPALAYLDVIADVSASVDLPVAAYHVSGEYAMVRAAAERGWIDGTAVALEHLTSIKRAGADVILTYFAREVAELLRDGWRT
- the cobA gene encoding uroporphyrinogen-III C-methyltransferase, producing MTVYLVGAGPGDPGLLTLRGAELLARADVVIHDRLSGAALLELAPPTAERISVGKTPRGPSTPQDDINALLVERGRAGQEVVRLKGGDPFVFARGAEEAEALAAAGVAFEVVPGISSAIGVPAYAGVPVTARGVSTSFTVVTGHEDPWASTSTDWQAVARVGGTIVVLMGIATRAEIAAALVDGGLDPATPVAAVRWGTRPEQRSVRTTLGRLGATELASPAVLVIGDVAALDLAWFERRPLFGRRVVVTRARVQSSELVQRLTSLGAEVVELPTIEVVDPDDGGVALRRAAAEVATYDWVVLTSVNGAERFLPLLRDARSLGPARVAAIGPGTAAALTRHGIAADLVPEQAVAESLLDAFPDPPVARTGRVLLPRAAVARDVLPDDLTARGWEVDVVTAYRTALATPSPAALEAAAGADAVTFTSASTVANLLEVVGLEGVPPVVVTIGPITSAAARERGLAVTAEADPHTIDGLVAAVRAALGDREGPPR
- the hemC gene encoding hydroxymethylbilane synthase, yielding MLLRVATRGSALARWQADHVAGLLRAAHPGVEVELVIVDTVGDRVQGVPIWQIGGQGVFVKEVQAAVLDGRADLAVHSAKDLPSNPALAAEGLTIAAVPERGDPRDVLVGCRLDALAPGATVATGSTRRRAQLADARPDLTFAELRGNIATRLEKAAGFGAIVMAAAALQRLGLDDRVAEILEPSRMVPQVGQGALAAECRDDDARTLALLAAVEHRPSRRAVDAERGFLASLGGGCELPAGAYAADADDGALHLRCLLATLDGRVVLRDEVDIAADADAGAAGLALGRRLLEARGGRSLLDDGLDRSDGAVGS